One segment of Eulemur rufifrons isolate Redbay chromosome 4, OSU_ERuf_1, whole genome shotgun sequence DNA contains the following:
- the URAD gene encoding putative 2-oxo-4-hydroxy-4-carboxy-5-ureidoimidazoline decarboxylase isoform X2 codes for MSCMQERSQLDIGLSREPRGKSKWLPFLPEGASLDRTAEEGQEGILRCHPDLAGGELQRGTLTAESQREQSGAGLTSLRADERLQLAELNAQYRARFGFPFVLAARLSGRAAVPRELARRLHRPPAQELRTALDEVKKIGRLRLADLFGAHPTGL; via the exons ATGTCCTGCATGCAAGAGAGGAGCCAGCTGGATATCGGACTATCTCGGGAGCCCAGGGGAAAGAGCAAATGGCTGCCGTTTCTTCCAGAAGGGGCCAGTCTGGACCGGACTGCTGAGGAAG GCCAGGAGGGCATCCTGCGCTGCCACCCGGACCTGGCGGGCGGCGAGCTGCAGCGGGGCACGCTCACCGCCGAGTCGCAGCGGGAACAGAGCGGCGCGGGCCTGACGAGCCTGCGCGCGGACGAGCGGCTCCAGCTGGCCGAGCTCAACGCGCAGTACCGCGCGCGCTTCGGCTTCCCCTTCGTGCTCGCCGCGCGCCTCAGCGGCCGGGCTGCGGTGCCGCGCGAGCTGGCGCGCCGGCTGCACCGCCCGCCGGCACAGGAGCTGCGCACCGCCCTGGACGAGGTGAAGAAGATCGGCCGCCTGCGCCTCGCCGACCTCTTCGGCGCCCACCCCACCGGGCTGTAG
- the CDX2 gene encoding homeobox protein CDX-2 isoform X1: MYVSYLLDKDVSMYPSSVRHSGGLNLAPQNFVSPPQYPDYGGYHVAAAAAAAANLDSAQSPGPSWPAAYGAPLREDWNGYAPGGAAAAANAVAHGLNGGSPAAAMGYSSPADYHPHHHPHHHPHHPAAAPSCASGLLQTLNPGPPGPAATAAAEQLSPGGQRRNLCEWMRKPAQPSLGSQVKTRTKDKYRVVYTDHQRLELEKEFHYSRYITIRRKAELAATLGLSERQVKIWFQNRRAKERKINKKKLQQQQQQQQPPPPPPPQPPQPQPGPLRSVPEPLSPVSSLQGSVPGSVPGVLGPTGGVLNPTVT; encoded by the exons ATGTACGTGAGCTACCTCCTGGACAAGGACGTGAGCATGTACCCTAGCTCCGTGCGCCACTCAGGCGGCCTCAACCTGGCGCCACAGAACTTCGTCAGCCCCCCGCAGTACCCGGACTACGGCGGTTACCACGTGGCGGCTGCGGCTGCAGCGGCCGCGAACTTGGACAGCGCGCAGTCCCCGGGGCCGTCCTGGCCGGCCGCGTACGGCGCCCCGCTTCGAGAGGACTGGAATGGCTACGCGCCGGGGGGCGCAGCGGCCGCTGCCAACGCTGTCGCGCACGGCCTCAACGGGGGCTCCCCAGCCGCCGCCATGGGCTACAGCAGCCCTGCGGACTACCACCCGCACCACCACCCGCACCACCACCCGCACCATCCGGCCGCCGCGCCTTCCTGCGCCTCGGGGCTGCTGCAGACGCTCAATCCCGGCCCTCCGGgccccgccgccaccgccgccgcagAACAGCTGTCCCCGGGCGGCCAGCGGCGGAACCTGTGCGAGTGGATGCGGAAGCCGGCGCAGCCGTCCCTCGGAAGCCAAG TGAAAACCAGGACGAAAGACAAATACCGAGTGGTGTACACGGACCACCAGCGGCTGGAGCTGGAGAAGGAGTTTCACTACAGCCGCTACATCACCATCCGGAGGAAGGCCGAGCTGGCTGCCACGCTGGGGCTCTCAGAGAGGCAG GTTAAAATTTGGTTTCAGAACCGCAGAGCGAAGgaaaggaaaatcaacaagaagaagttgcagcagcagcagcaacagcagcagccgcCTCCACCGCCTCCgccacagcctccccagcctcagccagGTCCTCTGAGAAGTGTCCCGGAGCCCTTGAGTCCCGTGTCTTCCCTGCAAGGCTCAGTGCCCGGTTCTGTCCCTGGGGTTCTGGGGCCAACTGGGGGGGTGTTAAACCCCACTGTCACCTAG
- the URAD gene encoding putative 2-oxo-4-hydroxy-4-carboxy-5-ureidoimidazoline decarboxylase isoform X1 has protein sequence MDIEKVNSMDFGEFVDVFGNVIERCPLIAAAVWSQRPFSDVEDLEKHFFAFIDALPQSGQEGILRCHPDLAGGELQRGTLTAESQREQSGAGLTSLRADERLQLAELNAQYRARFGFPFVLAARLSGRAAVPRELARRLHRPPAQELRTALDEVKKIGRLRLADLFGAHPTGL, from the exons ATGGACATTGAGAAGGTCAACTCCATGGACTTTGGAGAATTCGTGGACGTGTTTGGGAACGTCATTGAGCGATGTCCTCTGATTGCAGCTGCTGTTTGGTCCCAGCGGCCATTCTCGGACGTGGAAGATTTAGAGAAGCACTTTTTTGCCTTTATTGATGCTCTGCCACAGTCAG GCCAGGAGGGCATCCTGCGCTGCCACCCGGACCTGGCGGGCGGCGAGCTGCAGCGGGGCACGCTCACCGCCGAGTCGCAGCGGGAACAGAGCGGCGCGGGCCTGACGAGCCTGCGCGCGGACGAGCGGCTCCAGCTGGCCGAGCTCAACGCGCAGTACCGCGCGCGCTTCGGCTTCCCCTTCGTGCTCGCCGCGCGCCTCAGCGGCCGGGCTGCGGTGCCGCGCGAGCTGGCGCGCCGGCTGCACCGCCCGCCGGCACAGGAGCTGCGCACCGCCCTGGACGAGGTGAAGAAGATCGGCCGCCTGCGCCTCGCCGACCTCTTCGGCGCCCACCCCACCGGGCTGTAG
- the CDX2 gene encoding homeobox protein CDX-2 isoform X2 gives MYVSYLLDKDVSMYPSSVRHSGGLNLAPQNFVSPPQYPDYGGYHVAAAAAAAANLDSAQSPGPSWPAAYGAPLREDWNGYAPGGAAAAANAVAHGLNGGSPAAAMGYSSPADYHPHHHPHHHPHHPAAAPSCASGLLQTLNPGPPGPAATAAAEQLSPGGQRRNLCEWMRKPAQPSLGSQVKTRTKDKYRVVYTDHQRLELEKEFHYSRYITIRRKAELAATLGLSERLKFGFRTAERRKGKSTRRSCSSSSNSSSRLHRLRHSLPSLSQVL, from the exons ATGTACGTGAGCTACCTCCTGGACAAGGACGTGAGCATGTACCCTAGCTCCGTGCGCCACTCAGGCGGCCTCAACCTGGCGCCACAGAACTTCGTCAGCCCCCCGCAGTACCCGGACTACGGCGGTTACCACGTGGCGGCTGCGGCTGCAGCGGCCGCGAACTTGGACAGCGCGCAGTCCCCGGGGCCGTCCTGGCCGGCCGCGTACGGCGCCCCGCTTCGAGAGGACTGGAATGGCTACGCGCCGGGGGGCGCAGCGGCCGCTGCCAACGCTGTCGCGCACGGCCTCAACGGGGGCTCCCCAGCCGCCGCCATGGGCTACAGCAGCCCTGCGGACTACCACCCGCACCACCACCCGCACCACCACCCGCACCATCCGGCCGCCGCGCCTTCCTGCGCCTCGGGGCTGCTGCAGACGCTCAATCCCGGCCCTCCGGgccccgccgccaccgccgccgcagAACAGCTGTCCCCGGGCGGCCAGCGGCGGAACCTGTGCGAGTGGATGCGGAAGCCGGCGCAGCCGTCCCTCGGAAGCCAAG TGAAAACCAGGACGAAAGACAAATACCGAGTGGTGTACACGGACCACCAGCGGCTGGAGCTGGAGAAGGAGTTTCACTACAGCCGCTACATCACCATCCGGAGGAAGGCCGAGCTGGCTGCCACGCTGGGGCTCTCAGAGAG GTTAAAATTTGGTTTCAGAACCGCAGAGCGAAGgaaaggaaaatcaacaagaagaagttgcagcagcagcagcaacagcagcagccgcCTCCACCGCCTCCgccacagcctccccagcctcagccagGTCCTCTGA